A genomic region of Friedmanniella luteola contains the following coding sequences:
- a CDS encoding class II fructose-bisphosphate aldolase produces MAVVGLTELLTPAAAAGRGVGAFNVFSLEHAEALVAGAAQAGTPVVLQLSQNAVRYHGSLAPIALATLALARAGDVRAVVHLDHATDVDLVHEAVALGVGSVMFDGSELDYEANVATTAAVVEHCHARGVDVEAELGEVGGKDGVHAPGVRTRPDEAAAFVAATGVDALAVAVGSSHAMTERSAALDLGLVAELAAAVPVPLVLHGSSGVPDDEIVRVVRAGMTKINIATHLNKVFTAAVRETLQAQPDLVDSRKYLAPARDAMAAETARLLIMLDATS; encoded by the coding sequence ATGGCGGTCGTCGGGCTGACCGAGCTGCTGACCCCGGCGGCCGCCGCCGGCCGTGGCGTCGGCGCCTTCAACGTCTTCAGCCTCGAGCACGCGGAGGCCCTCGTCGCGGGCGCGGCGCAGGCGGGCACCCCGGTGGTCCTGCAGCTGTCCCAGAACGCCGTGCGGTACCACGGCAGCCTGGCCCCCATCGCCCTCGCGACCCTGGCGCTGGCCCGGGCCGGCGACGTCCGCGCCGTCGTCCACCTGGACCACGCCACCGACGTCGACCTCGTCCACGAGGCCGTGGCGCTGGGCGTCGGCTCGGTCATGTTCGACGGCTCCGAGCTCGACTACGAGGCCAACGTGGCCACCACCGCCGCGGTCGTCGAGCACTGCCACGCCCGCGGCGTCGACGTCGAGGCCGAGCTCGGCGAGGTCGGCGGCAAGGACGGCGTGCACGCGCCGGGCGTGCGGACCCGGCCGGACGAGGCCGCGGCCTTCGTGGCCGCGACGGGCGTCGACGCCCTGGCCGTCGCCGTCGGCTCCTCGCACGCGATGACCGAGCGCAGCGCCGCCCTCGACCTCGGGCTGGTCGCGGAGCTCGCGGCCGCCGTTCCCGTGCCGCTGGTGCTGCACGGCTCCTCCGGCGTGCCCGACGACGAGATCGTCCGGGTCGTCCGCGCCGGGATGACCAAGATCAACATCGCCACCCACCTGAACAAGGTGTTCACCGCCGCCGTCCGGGAAACCCTGCAGGCACAGCCCGATCTGGTCGACAGCCGCAAGTACCTGGCCCCGGCGCGCGACGCCATGGCGGCCGAGACGGCCCGGTTGCTGATCATGCTCGACGCCACCAGCTGA
- a CDS encoding phosphatase PAP2 family protein, translated as MTGAGAGAAHADESRRGDGHRRDRGVEPTAGTWKTWVLSSGTEIPVKPPPRGQAARRDLDAVLRAAAARTDETLEQISFWDTGSPGFRWNQIGAQLLVANPAPDTFRVVTYLNLAIYDATIAAWAWKQHYRRQRPSGERLRTAVDTPRSPSYPSEHGAAAGAAVGVLSHFYPDQAAALAERAAEHAASRVAAGVEHPSDFKAGYALGRAVGAKVARARIDGDGFDKPYRGDPDVPYPGGDGSYPVLPKDEGYIQLVIGEWKPLLIGDVTAFRSPPPPAKGSAERAAEVAEVKNYPRRKQADFAELFFWAQDPAGRPEPDSGAFVNAAQAAFYYAVDVAFIVLEDINQKIHEYKLDANPPRAARTYALTFAAMLDAYIACWNAKYHYLVGRPIHFDPTIDTLWTTYPVAAYPSGHSCNLTAPATVLGYLFPRDAHYFLSRAKENAASRLWAGIHFRSDFEAGVAMGQEVGRAVIEHAKADGSS; from the coding sequence ATGACCGGCGCTGGCGCGGGTGCCGCGCACGCCGACGAGAGCCGTCGAGGCGACGGCCACCGGCGCGACCGCGGCGTCGAGCCGACCGCCGGCACCTGGAAGACGTGGGTGCTGTCGTCGGGCACCGAGATCCCGGTGAAGCCGCCCCCGAGAGGGCAGGCAGCCCGGCGCGACCTCGACGCCGTGCTGAGGGCTGCCGCAGCACGCACCGACGAGACGCTCGAGCAGATCTCCTTCTGGGACACCGGATCACCCGGCTTCCGCTGGAACCAGATCGGCGCGCAGCTGCTGGTCGCCAACCCGGCCCCCGACACCTTCCGGGTGGTCACCTACCTCAACCTCGCGATCTACGACGCGACGATCGCCGCGTGGGCGTGGAAGCAGCACTACCGGCGGCAGCGCCCGAGCGGGGAGCGGTTGAGGACGGCGGTCGACACGCCCCGCAGCCCGTCCTACCCGAGCGAGCACGGCGCGGCCGCCGGCGCGGCGGTGGGCGTGCTCAGCCACTTCTACCCGGACCAGGCGGCCGCGCTGGCGGAGCGGGCCGCCGAGCACGCGGCGTCACGCGTCGCCGCCGGTGTCGAGCACCCGAGCGACTTCAAGGCCGGCTACGCGCTCGGCAGGGCGGTCGGGGCGAAGGTCGCCCGCGCGAGGATCGACGGCGACGGTTTCGACAAGCCGTACCGGGGCGACCCGGACGTGCCCTACCCCGGCGGCGACGGCTCGTACCCCGTCCTGCCGAAGGACGAGGGCTACATCCAGCTCGTGATCGGCGAGTGGAAGCCGCTCCTGATCGGGGACGTCACGGCGTTCCGCTCGCCGCCGCCCCCCGCCAAGGGCTCCGCCGAGCGGGCGGCCGAGGTGGCCGAGGTGAAGAACTACCCCCGCCGCAAGCAGGCCGACTTCGCCGAGCTCTTCTTCTGGGCGCAAGACCCGGCCGGACGACCGGAGCCCGACTCCGGCGCGTTCGTGAACGCTGCGCAGGCGGCGTTCTACTACGCGGTCGACGTCGCGTTCATCGTGCTCGAGGACATCAACCAGAAGATCCACGAGTACAAGCTCGACGCGAACCCGCCGCGGGCGGCGCGCACGTACGCCTTGACATTCGCCGCCATGCTCGACGCGTACATCGCCTGCTGGAACGCGAAGTACCACTACCTCGTGGGTCGGCCGATCCACTTCGACCCGACGATCGACACGTTGTGGACGACCTACCCGGTGGCCGCCTACCCGTCCGGTCACTCCTGCAACCTGACCGCGCCGGCGACCGTGCTCGGGTACCTGTTCCCGCGGGACGCGCACTACTTCCTCAGCCGGGCCAAGGAGAACGCGGCCTCACGGTTGTGGGCCGGCATCCACTTCCGCAGCGACTTCGAAGCCGGGGTGGCGATGGGCCAGGAGGTCGGCAGGGCGGTGATCGAGCACGCGAAGGCTGACGGCAGCTCCTAG
- a CDS encoding cryptochrome/photolyase family protein, with product MHASPSATLWWARRDLRLADNPALLAAVEEGAGVVPLFVLDPVLLRSAGRGRRAWLVAALHALDADLRAGGGPGLSVVEGRPADVLPRVAAQVGATTVHVSADFAPYGRRRDAAVGAALAATAVELRATGSPYGVAPGTLRTQSGRPFQVFTPFHRAWADRGVHGPAPAVDPAQVAWLEAAGRVTPEEPEPALAAVAGERHAQAAWRAWLDRDAHGPADYKALHNVPGVDATTHLSPPLRWGHLHPRTVLADLAGRPSEGAAALARQVVWRDFYADVLFHRPDAVTHPIKREFVDLAVDDPVPGSLAAHRLAAWEQGRTGYPLVDAGMRQMIAEGWMHNRLRLVTGSFLVKDLHLPWWHGADVYMRHLRDGDVAQNQLNWQWVAGCGNDPAMYVRIFNPVTQSEKFDPDGRYIRRYVPELAGVPLAHLHTPWTNPDGLPRGYPHPIVDHATERRESLDRYAAFTGRG from the coding sequence GTGCACGCCTCCCCCTCGGCCACGCTGTGGTGGGCCCGCCGCGACCTCCGGCTGGCCGACAACCCCGCCCTGCTGGCCGCCGTCGAGGAGGGGGCGGGGGTCGTCCCGCTGTTCGTCCTCGACCCCGTCCTGCTGCGCTCCGCCGGCCGCGGCCGGCGGGCCTGGCTGGTGGCCGCCCTGCACGCGCTCGACGCCGACCTGCGCGCTGGCGGCGGTCCGGGGCTGAGCGTCGTCGAGGGCCGGCCCGCCGACGTGCTCCCCCGCGTCGCCGCGCAGGTGGGCGCGACCACCGTCCACGTCAGCGCCGACTTCGCCCCCTACGGCCGGCGCCGGGACGCAGCCGTCGGGGCCGCGCTCGCGGCCACGGCGGTGGAGCTGCGGGCGACCGGCTCGCCCTACGGCGTCGCCCCCGGCACCCTGCGCACGCAGTCGGGTCGACCGTTCCAGGTGTTCACCCCCTTCCACCGGGCGTGGGCGGACCGGGGCGTGCACGGGCCGGCGCCCGCGGTCGACCCCGCGCAGGTCGCCTGGCTGGAGGCCGCGGGCCGGGTCACGCCGGAGGAGCCGGAGCCCGCGCTGGCCGCCGTCGCCGGCGAGCGGCACGCGCAGGCGGCCTGGCGGGCCTGGCTGGACCGGGACGCGCACGGCCCGGCCGACTACAAGGCCCTGCACAACGTGCCCGGCGTCGACGCGACGACGCACCTGTCCCCGCCCCTGCGCTGGGGTCACCTGCACCCCCGGACCGTGCTGGCCGACCTGGCCGGACGGCCGTCGGAGGGCGCCGCTGCGCTGGCGCGGCAGGTCGTCTGGCGCGACTTCTACGCCGACGTGCTGTTCCACCGGCCCGACGCGGTCACGCACCCGATCAAGCGCGAGTTCGTCGACCTCGCCGTGGACGACCCGGTGCCCGGCAGCCTCGCCGCGCACCGGCTGGCGGCCTGGGAGCAGGGTCGGACGGGCTACCCGCTGGTCGACGCCGGGATGCGGCAGATGATCGCCGAGGGCTGGATGCACAACCGGCTGCGGCTGGTCACCGGCTCGTTCCTGGTCAAGGACCTGCACCTGCCGTGGTGGCACGGTGCCGACGTCTACATGCGGCACCTGCGCGACGGGGACGTGGCCCAGAACCAGCTCAACTGGCAGTGGGTGGCCGGTTGCGGCAACGACCCGGCGATGTACGTGCGGATCTTCAACCCGGTCACGCAGTCGGAGAAGTTCGACCCGGACGGCCGCTACATCCGCCGGTACGTCCCGGAGCTCGCCGGCGTGCCGCTCGCCCACCTGCACACGCCCTGGACCAACCCGGACGGGCTGCCGCGCGGCTACCCGCACCCGATCGTCGACCACGCCACGGAACGGCGGGAGTCGCTGGACCGCTACGCCGCCTTCACCGGCCGCGGCTGA
- a CDS encoding metal-dependent transcriptional regulator — MSDLIDTTEMYLRTIYELEEEGIVPLRARIAERLHQSGPTVSQTVARMERDQLLRVEGDRHLELTDEGRNRAIRVMRKHRLAERLLIDVIGLDWEKVHDEACRWEHVISEDVERKLVDLLNSPTQSPYGNPIPGMAELGVTDAPGVFRDGNEQLQDVVRRQTSPTRVVIERMSEEIQKDVEMMGTLRQAGIQPGAEISVEAGGLGVRMSAAGWPDCEIDREASTHLFVSRV, encoded by the coding sequence GTGAGTGACCTGATCGATACCACCGAGATGTACCTCCGGACGATCTACGAGCTGGAGGAGGAGGGCATCGTCCCCCTCCGCGCCCGGATCGCGGAGCGGCTGCACCAGAGTGGTCCGACCGTGTCGCAGACCGTCGCCCGGATGGAGCGCGACCAGCTGCTCCGCGTCGAGGGCGACCGCCACCTGGAGCTGACCGACGAGGGCCGCAACCGGGCCATCCGCGTCATGCGCAAGCACCGGCTCGCCGAGCGCCTGCTGATCGACGTCATCGGGCTGGACTGGGAGAAGGTCCACGACGAGGCCTGCCGCTGGGAGCACGTCATCTCCGAGGACGTCGAGCGCAAGCTGGTCGACCTGCTGAACTCCCCGACCCAGTCGCCCTACGGCAACCCGATCCCCGGGATGGCCGAGCTGGGCGTCACCGACGCCCCGGGCGTCTTCCGCGACGGCAACGAGCAGCTGCAGGACGTCGTGCGCCGCCAGACCAGCCCCACCCGGGTGGTCATCGAGCGGATGAGCGAGGAGATCCAGAAGGACGTCGAGATGATGGGCACCCTGCGCCAGGCGGGCATCCAGCCGGGCGCCGAGATCAGCGTCGAGGCGGGGGGCCTGGGCGTGCGGATGTCGGCGGCGGGCTGGCCCGACTGCGAGATCGACCGCGAGGCGTCCACGCACCTGTTCGTGTCGCGCGTCTGA
- a CDS encoding class I SAM-dependent methyltransferase, whose amino-acid sequence MSGRDGGDEPLDWKAFLADFHRARAGVAEAVLSRATAGDHSPYRWLGRAVSADAETIVDLAAGSGPMSRELARPGRTVVGVDVSEAELALAAERGPGPWVRADALRLPVRDGSVDVVTSSMGLVVVRPLDDLLAEVTRVLRPGGVLAAIAPAVRPLGPADLLTLGQISRRLRAKPRFPGPVELAGFHKALEAVGLTRVEDKRERYRFTIRTREDAELVMSALYLPTTRRSRVEAAVEYLEDRLERAESVEIAIPMRRVVAIK is encoded by the coding sequence ATGAGCGGGCGCGACGGCGGCGACGAGCCGCTGGACTGGAAGGCCTTCCTCGCCGACTTCCACCGGGCCCGGGCCGGCGTCGCCGAGGCCGTGCTGTCCCGGGCCACCGCCGGCGACCACTCGCCCTACCGCTGGCTGGGCCGGGCCGTCTCGGCCGACGCGGAGACCATCGTCGACCTCGCGGCCGGGTCGGGGCCGATGTCGCGCGAGCTGGCCCGACCCGGCCGGACCGTCGTCGGCGTGGACGTCTCGGAGGCCGAGCTCGCGCTGGCCGCCGAGCGCGGTCCCGGGCCGTGGGTCCGCGCCGACGCGCTCCGGCTGCCGGTGCGGGACGGCTCGGTCGACGTGGTCACCAGCTCGATGGGCCTCGTCGTCGTCCGGCCGCTGGACGACCTGCTGGCCGAGGTCACCCGGGTGCTCCGGCCCGGCGGCGTGCTGGCCGCCATCGCGCCCGCCGTCCGCCCGCTCGGCCCCGCCGACCTGCTGACGCTGGGCCAGATCAGCCGCCGGCTGCGGGCCAAACCGCGCTTCCCGGGGCCGGTGGAGCTGGCCGGGTTCCACAAGGCGCTCGAGGCCGTCGGCCTGACGCGGGTGGAGGACAAGCGCGAGCGCTACCGGTTCACCATCCGCACCCGGGAGGACGCGGAGCTGGTGATGTCGGCGCTCTACCTGCCGACCACCCGGCGGTCCCGCGTCGAGGCCGCCGTGGAGTACCTGGAGGACCGGCTGGAGCGCGCCGAGAGCGTCGAGATCGCCATCCCGATGCGCCGCGTGGTGGCCATCAAGTAG
- the trxA gene encoding thioredoxin — MATIDISADTFETTITGNDIVLVDFWAEWCGPCKRFGPIYEKSSEQHSDVVYAKLDTDANQQLSGQLGIEGIPTLMAFREGVMVFNQAGALPGPALEQVIDAVKKLDMDEVHAQVEKLQAEHGDHDHADHQH, encoded by the coding sequence ATGGCAACGATCGACATCAGTGCCGACACCTTCGAGACCACCATCACGGGCAACGACATCGTCCTGGTGGACTTCTGGGCCGAGTGGTGCGGCCCGTGCAAGCGCTTCGGACCCATCTACGAGAAGTCGTCCGAGCAGCACAGCGACGTCGTCTACGCCAAGCTCGACACCGACGCGAACCAGCAGCTCTCGGGCCAGCTCGGCATCGAGGGCATCCCGACGCTGATGGCCTTCCGCGAGGGCGTCATGGTCTTCAACCAGGCCGGCGCGCTGCCGGGGCCGGCGCTCGAGCAGGTCATCGACGCCGTCAAGAAGCTGGACATGGACGAGGTCCACGCGCAGGTCGAGAAGCTGCAGGCCGAGCACGGCGACCACGACCACGCCGACCACCAGCACTGA
- a CDS encoding nucleoside hydrolase, producing MPARTIVLDVDTGTDDALALLYAVAHPDLTIRAVSCVAGNASLERVVANTQQVLDAAGAPDIPVGAGARKALVERVQQESAFHGEDGLAGIVLPATARTVSPLNAVELLRQQVVEADSPVTLVALAPQTNIALLLTLHPEVTDHLERIVFMGGSASVGNVTAVAEFNVWLDPEAATCVLESGVPTAMYGLDVFNRLTVEEEHARRYAASDHPAQQLVGELLLRRGARADGLSSQAYVGGIGDAGALVYLTRPELFTVGRHPVRVDLAGLGRGQTVVDRRPVAQELQARSDDPWPTVEVVLDLDVQQAARAFTEVVDAYAA from the coding sequence ATGCCTGCCCGCACCATCGTCCTGGACGTCGACACCGGCACGGACGACGCGCTCGCGCTGCTCTACGCCGTCGCGCACCCGGACCTGACGATCCGCGCCGTCAGCTGCGTCGCCGGCAACGCGAGCCTGGAGCGGGTCGTCGCCAACACCCAGCAGGTGCTCGACGCGGCCGGCGCCCCGGACATCCCCGTCGGGGCCGGCGCCCGGAAAGCGCTCGTCGAGCGCGTCCAGCAGGAGTCGGCGTTCCACGGCGAGGACGGCCTCGCGGGGATCGTCCTCCCCGCCACCGCCCGGACCGTCAGCCCGCTGAACGCCGTCGAGCTGCTCCGCCAGCAGGTCGTCGAGGCGGACAGCCCGGTGACCCTGGTCGCCCTGGCTCCGCAGACCAACATCGCGCTGCTGCTCACCCTGCACCCCGAGGTGACCGACCACCTGGAGCGGATCGTCTTCATGGGCGGGTCGGCCTCCGTCGGCAACGTGACGGCGGTGGCCGAGTTCAACGTCTGGCTGGACCCGGAGGCGGCGACCTGCGTCCTCGAGTCCGGCGTCCCCACGGCGATGTACGGCCTGGACGTCTTCAACCGGCTGACCGTCGAGGAGGAGCACGCGCGGCGCTACGCGGCCAGCGACCACCCGGCCCAGCAGCTGGTCGGGGAGCTGCTGCTGCGCCGCGGCGCCCGCGCCGACGGCCTGTCGTCGCAGGCCTACGTCGGCGGCATCGGTGACGCCGGAGCGCTGGTCTACCTGACCCGGCCGGAGCTGTTCACGGTCGGCCGCCACCCCGTCCGGGTGGACCTCGCCGGGCTCGGCCGCGGCCAGACCGTCGTCGACCGGCGGCCGGTCGCGCAGGAGTTGCAGGCCCGGAGCGACGACCCGTGGCCGACGGTCGAGGTCGTCCTGGACCTGGACGTGCAGCAGGCCGCGCGGGCGTTCACCGAGGTGGTGGACGCCTACGCGGCCTGA
- a CDS encoding hemerythrin domain-containing protein, producing the protein MATSHPQMSMNKTIHRAVRRDLVRFRQALDAFVDGDRERAAALHRAWENFDAQLTDHHEGEHAVAWPALDAVGVTRSTLETFDAEHEAMAADLATARDAMARLSSSASRSDADDAAAALGRLQRTTVTHLDHEEAETEGLLTQRAGDPAMKTMSARFSRRSSPAKAGTFFAWVQDGASAEERTALRANVPAPVLTVLGGLFGRRYRREVAPVWHGSSGA; encoded by the coding sequence ATGGCCACGTCGCACCCGCAGATGAGCATGAACAAGACCATCCACCGAGCCGTGCGCCGCGATCTCGTCCGGTTCCGGCAGGCCCTCGACGCGTTCGTGGACGGCGACCGGGAGCGCGCCGCTGCCCTGCACCGGGCGTGGGAGAACTTCGACGCGCAGCTCACCGACCACCACGAGGGCGAGCACGCCGTCGCCTGGCCGGCGCTGGACGCGGTCGGGGTCACCCGTTCGACCCTCGAGACGTTCGACGCCGAGCACGAGGCCATGGCCGCGGACCTGGCGACGGCCCGGGACGCCATGGCGCGGCTCAGCTCCTCCGCGAGCCGGTCCGACGCCGACGACGCCGCTGCCGCCCTGGGCCGGCTCCAGCGGACGACGGTGACCCACCTCGACCACGAGGAGGCCGAGACCGAGGGGCTGCTGACCCAGCGGGCGGGCGACCCGGCGATGAAGACGATGAGCGCGCGGTTCAGCCGCCGGTCGAGCCCGGCCAAGGCCGGGACGTTCTTCGCCTGGGTGCAGGACGGTGCCTCGGCGGAGGAGAGGACCGCCCTGCGGGCGAACGTGCCGGCCCCGGTGCTGACGGTGCTGGGCGGGCTCTTCGGCCGTCGCTACCGCCGGGAGGTGGCACCGGTCTGGCACGGGTCGTCGGGCGCGTAG
- a CDS encoding DUF2652 domain-containing protein has translation MPTRRALLLIADIGGYTEYMQFHRSVLGHAEAATTRMLGKIVDAAHGFDLIEVEGDAAFLSRDAEGLDGPAVWAAVTEAAVALHRAFHQERRFVELNMCPCGSCTRTSELKLKFVAHLGEVATQTIRRRKKLVGLDVIQVHRLLKNPVAVPEYLLVSDELYREGAAAAAGLPVQDVGLDLEGIGAVQAHVVDLQDLPAGAPLADPSWPQRIGSTFAMVGRGLPHILARRRPAALSPAG, from the coding sequence ATGCCGACCCGACGGGCGCTCCTGCTGATCGCCGACATCGGCGGCTACACCGAGTACATGCAGTTCCACCGCAGCGTCCTGGGGCACGCGGAGGCGGCGACCACCCGGATGCTCGGCAAGATCGTCGACGCGGCGCACGGCTTCGACCTGATCGAGGTCGAGGGCGACGCGGCCTTCCTCTCCCGCGACGCGGAGGGCCTGGACGGGCCGGCGGTGTGGGCGGCCGTCACCGAGGCCGCCGTCGCCCTGCACCGGGCCTTCCACCAGGAGCGACGGTTCGTCGAGCTCAACATGTGCCCGTGCGGCAGCTGCACCAGGACGAGCGAGCTCAAGCTCAAGTTCGTCGCCCACCTCGGCGAGGTCGCCACCCAGACGATCCGCCGCCGGAAGAAGCTGGTCGGGCTGGATGTGATCCAGGTCCACCGTCTGCTCAAGAACCCCGTCGCCGTGCCGGAGTACCTGCTGGTCTCCGACGAGCTCTACCGCGAGGGCGCCGCCGCCGCGGCCGGGCTGCCCGTGCAGGACGTCGGCCTGGACCTGGAGGGCATCGGCGCCGTGCAGGCCCACGTCGTGGACCTCCAGGACCTGCCGGCGGGCGCCCCGCTGGCCGACCCCTCGTGGCCGCAGCGGATCGGCAGCACCTTCGCCATGGTCGGACGAGGGCTTCCGCACATCCTCGCCCGGCGACGTCCGGCGGCGCTGAGCCCGGCGGGCTGA